From the genome of Salvia splendens isolate huo1 chromosome 7, SspV2, whole genome shotgun sequence:
TAAGAGAAGGTTATAGCTTTCGTACTTTACACCACAACTTGAAAAGTTATGCTCCATTAGATCTTTCATCCATTTCTCTCTAGCAGTTTAAGCTCGTCTGACAAGACGATTCATGTTGTCGGTTTTTATATGAATAAGCTTCATGGTCTTTATATGAATGCACTATATGAATATGTTAGTGAGGCTTGTGGATTTTGTGTGGGATGCACACTCCCTGATATATTCTAATTGGCTTATCATCCCACTTAGTGTGTGCATAGCACACTTTTTCATATTAAATATGCTACCCTTTGGTGTTTTTCCAAGACTCTCCATTCTTGCAAGTGCTTTCTGATGCATCCATCCATCTTCATAAatttctcttcatttttatATGTTTCTTTGGATTTAATATCTTTAGGTGGACGAAAAGCACACGGCCTTGGATTAAATTcatatatatgtattatatacTTGAAAATTCTCAGagccatctataaatacacctcttTTCATACTCGGCCTTCTCAAGCAGCCATCTTATATCCCTCTCTCTCCCCCCACTTAGTGATGGCTTTCCCAAACCATATAGAGATTACAATCCCAAGAGATAATACAGGGCTAAACCATGACAACATTAGGATTGTTCCTGAAATAGAAGCATTTGACTTATCACTTAGTGCACAATTGCTGCAAGCAGCTGTGTTGGAGCCAACGACGGATTTGTATCTGTTGCCTCACTGATGATGGGGGCCGGAGCTGTCAAAGGCAGAGTTAGGGTTTTGATCCTCACTTTCTTGGCAGGACTCTTTGCTAGTGCTTGCAGTATGGTGATAGGGGAGCTTGTCCAATGCGTCTTCTCAGCTAGAGGTAGTGATAGCTCATATGAAGAGAGAAGGCTCGGCTAATCCTTCTCGGCCTGCTGTGGAAGCAGTGATAACCCAGATGAGGAGAGAAGGCTCAGGCTATCCCTTTCGACCTGCTCTTGAAGCAACCCTCG
Proteins encoded in this window:
- the LOC121741670 gene encoding vacuolar iron transporter homolog 4-like, with protein sequence MAFPNHIEITIPRDNTGLNHDNIRIVPEIEAFDLSLSAQLLQAAGSLSNASSQLEVVIAHMKREGSANPSRPAVEAVITQMRREGSGYPFRPALEATLAFALGAFAPILVAAYITEYTVRLAVVIVASTTVALTAIGSLGAVLGRSRLVSSCVRVLVGGWMAMAVTACFTKLLAVN